In the Streptomyces sp. NBC_00525 genome, one interval contains:
- a CDS encoding IS256 family transposase produces the protein MFSLVTDDGSTQTGSLIDESVREGARRMLAASLEAEVNQYIAESAAETDERGHRLVIRNGHHRPQTVATAAGAVEITAPRVNDRRVDESTGARKRFSSKILAPCRKSPKVSAVLPLLYLHGLSFGDFVPALERFLGSAAGLSPATVTRLTKRWGEDHAAFRAQGLSGRDFVYVWADGVHPKVRLGQAHSRVLVLLGIRLNGTKELIALAEGLRESTESWADLLRDCRRRGIRDPQLVIGDAAVCLWRALAEVSPAARHQRCWVHKTRNVANALPKSAQPGATKAMQEIYNAEDHAHAERAIDAFTRTYGPKWPKVAAKITDDREELSAFYDFPAERWIHLRTTNPIESTFSTVKLRTTITRGAGSPAAALPMVFKLVESAQDRWRAITGASLVALVRADAAFENGQLVERQEVAA, from the coding sequence GTGTTCAGCTTAGTTACCGACGACGGCTCCACACAGACCGGCTCCCTGATCGACGAGAGCGTCCGCGAGGGCGCCCGCCGCATGCTCGCTGCCTCGCTGGAGGCGGAAGTCAACCAGTACATAGCTGAGTCGGCTGCTGAGACCGACGAGCGGGGGCATCGCTTGGTGATCCGCAACGGACACCACCGGCCCCAGACCGTGGCTACCGCAGCCGGCGCCGTCGAGATCACCGCGCCCCGAGTGAACGACCGCCGCGTCGATGAGTCCACCGGCGCGCGCAAACGGTTCTCGTCCAAGATCCTCGCGCCGTGCCGTAAGTCGCCGAAGGTGAGCGCGGTGCTGCCCCTGCTCTACCTGCACGGACTGTCGTTTGGGGACTTCGTGCCCGCGCTGGAGCGATTCCTCGGCTCGGCTGCCGGGCTCTCGCCGGCGACCGTCACCCGACTGACCAAGCGGTGGGGCGAGGACCACGCCGCCTTCCGGGCCCAGGGCCTGTCCGGCCGAGACTTCGTCTACGTGTGGGCCGACGGTGTCCACCCCAAGGTCCGCCTTGGCCAGGCCCACTCGCGCGTCCTGGTCCTGCTCGGCATCCGCCTCAACGGCACCAAGGAGCTGATCGCGCTCGCGGAGGGGCTGCGCGAGTCCACCGAGTCCTGGGCCGATCTGCTGCGCGACTGCCGCCGACGCGGCATACGCGACCCCCAGCTGGTCATCGGCGATGCCGCGGTATGCCTGTGGCGGGCCCTGGCCGAGGTGTCCCCCGCTGCCCGCCATCAGCGCTGTTGGGTCCACAAGACCCGGAATGTCGCGAATGCTCTGCCGAAGTCCGCACAGCCGGGCGCGACGAAGGCCATGCAGGAGATCTACAACGCCGAGGACCACGCACACGCCGAAAGGGCGATCGATGCGTTCACCAGGACCTACGGGCCAAAGTGGCCCAAGGTTGCCGCGAAGATCACCGACGACCGGGAGGAACTCTCGGCGTTCTACGACTTCCCGGCCGAGCGTTGGATCCATCTGCGAACGACAAATCCGATCGAGTCCACGTTCTCCACGGTCAAGCTCCGCACCACGATCACTCGCGGCGCCGGCAGCCCCGCCGCCGCGCTGCCGATGGTGTTCAAGCTGGTCGAGTCCGCTCAGGACCGCTGGCGCGCGATCACCGGCGCCTCCCTTGTCGCACTGGTCCGTGCCGACGCGGCGTTCGAGAACGGCCAACTCGTCGAACGGCAGGAGGTCGCAGCCTGA
- the trpS gene encoding tryptophan--tRNA ligase, which yields MTTLSQLTGPDCAHADASGSSADVLETTAQRARSAVLEQQIRSEPGRFRVLTGDRPTGRLHLGHYFGTLHNRVRLQDLGVETYVLIADYQVLTDRDVADNVAGHVEGLLLDYLAIGVDPARSTVFTHSAVPALNQLLLPFLSLVSVAELSRNPTVKDEITHSRQSSVSGLMFTYPVHQAADILFCKGNLVPVGQDQLPHLELTRTIARRFNDRYGAGTAVFPQPDALLSPAPLLLGTDGAKMSKSRGNAIALAAGADETARLIKGARTDSARHITYDPANRPEVSSLLLLAALCQDRTPDEVAADIGSAGAAALKRTVTEAVNEFLAPIRARRAQYAQDRGHLREILREGNERANAVADRTLAEVRTAMNNRY from the coding sequence ATGACCACTCTCTCTCAGCTCACCGGCCCGGACTGTGCGCACGCCGATGCCTCGGGTTCGTCCGCTGATGTACTCGAAACGACTGCGCAACGGGCGCGCAGCGCTGTACTGGAGCAACAGATCCGCTCGGAGCCCGGGCGGTTCCGTGTGCTGACCGGCGACCGTCCCACCGGACGTCTCCATCTGGGGCACTACTTCGGCACCCTGCACAACCGGGTGCGTCTGCAGGACCTCGGCGTGGAGACCTACGTGCTCATCGCCGACTACCAGGTACTGACCGACCGTGATGTGGCGGACAACGTGGCCGGGCACGTCGAGGGGTTGCTCCTGGACTACCTCGCCATCGGAGTGGACCCCGCACGCAGCACCGTCTTCACGCACAGCGCCGTGCCCGCGCTCAATCAGTTGCTGCTGCCCTTCCTGAGTCTGGTCTCGGTCGCGGAACTGAGCCGCAACCCCACGGTCAAGGACGAGATCACGCACTCTCGGCAGTCCTCCGTCAGCGGTCTGATGTTCACCTACCCGGTCCACCAGGCCGCCGACATCCTCTTCTGCAAGGGCAATCTGGTGCCGGTCGGCCAGGATCAGCTCCCCCATCTGGAGCTGACCCGCACCATCGCCCGCCGCTTCAACGACCGCTACGGTGCCGGCACCGCGGTCTTCCCCCAGCCCGATGCCCTGCTCTCGCCCGCGCCCCTGCTCCTGGGGACGGACGGGGCCAAGATGAGCAAGAGCCGCGGCAACGCCATCGCCCTGGCCGCCGGGGCCGACGAGACCGCCCGGCTGATCAAGGGAGCCAGGACCGACTCCGCGCGACACATCACCTACGATCCCGCCAACCGCCCGGAGGTCTCCTCCCTGCTCCTCCTGGCGGCCCTGTGTCAGGACCGGACGCCCGACGAAGTCGCCGCAGACATCGGTTCCGCGGGTGCCGCCGCGCTCAAACGGACCGTGACGGAGGCGGTCAACGAGTTCCTGGCCCCGATCAGGGCCCGCCGGGCGCAGTACGCCCAGGACCGTGGCCACCTCCGCGAGATTCTGCGGGAGGGGAACGAGCGGGCCAACGCCGTCGCCGACCGCACGCTCGCCGAAGTCCGTACGGCCATGAACAACCGCTACTGA
- a CDS encoding S8 family peptidase: protein MRKACVSTVATAAAVALAAGLTTPAVAHDNSPSQPAENSSGARQQLTLITGDRVTVDAEGRVLGFRPAAGREHIPVQRQTRDGHTLLVPADAHRLISSGKLDRRLFDVTELSLAENHRAAGKSSLKLIVSYRGASAAAAQADVRDAGATRVGPALKSLGAQALATSQEDARSVWQALTSKPSGGVQRTMAPGIDRVWLDGVRRASLDRSVPQIGVPTAWKAGYTGKGVKIAVLDTGADATHPDLKGQILAAKNFSASPDTKDRFGHGTHVSSIAAGTGAKSGGKYKGVAPDAKLLEGKVLDDDGFGEDSGILAGMEWAVAQGADVVNLSLGGTDTPEIDPLEAAVDKLSADSGVLFAIAAGNEGDAAGTVGSPGSADAALTVGAVDDKDLLADFSSRGPRVGDGAIKPDVTAPGVDITAAASPGSVIDEEVGQSPAGYLTISGTSMATPHVAGAAALLKQQHPAWKYTELKGALAASTKPGKYTPFQQGSGRIAVDRAITQSVIADPVSVSFGVQQWPHDDDAPVTKNVSYRNLGTSDVTLALTVQGAGPTGKPAPAGFFALGATRVTVPAGGTAEVPLTVNTKLGGTLDGGYSAYVVATGGGQTVRTAAAVDRERESYDLTLRTIGRDGKPAPYTTSDVYGMGGAASSVWESPEAVDGTAKLRVPKGEYVLNSAVYVDPDDLGKGVDWLVQPYLNLTRNTTVTFDARRAKPVKFTLPASGTKPVMASPDIEVDHDGNGYSTGWVLPSYEQLRTAHVGPKATGVQLSQHWYGTWTKGAATRYDIALGGAVSRVATGYHRAIGNGQLAKVVIRSGASVKGKTGDVYASGILPDSFGGWAAGTFQKLPATTTSYVSTVDKVRWGFDFSQNGPLDADGYPTLDASYSLGAPKALKAGKTYTKTVNTAVFGPYVNADFGVFRDGDEITGMMPLVADGNRNAGDSVYKSVKTVLYRNGKVLTANNDPLSGETTVTVPAAAADYRLTTSVRRAADVASVSTRIDASWTFRSGRTKGLVALPISMVRFAPAVALDSTAKAGKTVSVPVKVQGAAAGKNLKSLTVYVSYDAGKTWKKTAVKKGSISVKNPAKKKSLSFKAKVTDKKGNTSSVAIYDAYFGK from the coding sequence GTGAGAAAAGCATGCGTTTCCACCGTCGCCACAGCGGCGGCCGTGGCGCTCGCGGCGGGGTTGACCACCCCGGCCGTGGCGCACGACAACAGCCCGTCGCAGCCGGCCGAGAACTCGTCCGGCGCACGGCAACAACTGACGCTCATCACCGGCGACCGCGTCACGGTGGACGCCGAGGGCCGGGTACTCGGCTTCCGCCCCGCGGCGGGGCGCGAGCACATACCCGTGCAGAGACAAACGAGGGACGGGCACACCCTGCTCGTCCCCGCCGACGCCCACCGGCTCATCAGCTCCGGGAAACTGGACCGCCGACTGTTCGACGTCACCGAACTGAGCCTGGCGGAAAACCACAGGGCTGCGGGGAAGTCGAGCCTGAAGCTGATCGTCTCCTACCGGGGCGCATCGGCCGCGGCCGCGCAGGCCGACGTACGCGACGCGGGCGCGACCCGCGTCGGACCCGCGCTGAAGTCGCTGGGCGCACAGGCGTTGGCCACTTCGCAGGAGGACGCCCGATCCGTCTGGCAGGCGCTCACCAGCAAACCGTCCGGCGGCGTCCAGCGGACCATGGCCCCCGGGATCGACCGGGTGTGGCTGGACGGAGTGCGCAGGGCGAGCCTCGACAGGAGCGTCCCGCAGATCGGCGTTCCGACCGCCTGGAAGGCGGGCTACACCGGCAAGGGCGTCAAGATCGCCGTCCTCGACACCGGCGCGGACGCCACTCACCCGGACCTCAAGGGCCAGATCCTCGCGGCGAAGAACTTCTCCGCCTCGCCCGACACGAAGGACCGTTTCGGCCACGGCACCCACGTCTCCTCCATCGCCGCGGGCACCGGGGCGAAGTCGGGCGGGAAGTACAAGGGCGTGGCTCCCGACGCCAAACTCCTCGAAGGCAAGGTCCTCGACGACGACGGCTTCGGCGAGGACTCCGGCATCCTGGCCGGCATGGAGTGGGCGGTCGCGCAGGGCGCCGACGTCGTCAACCTGAGCCTCGGAGGAACCGACACCCCGGAGATCGACCCGCTGGAGGCGGCGGTCGACAAGCTCTCCGCCGACAGCGGCGTGCTCTTCGCCATTGCGGCGGGCAACGAAGGCGACGCGGCGGGCACGGTCGGCTCCCCCGGCAGCGCGGACGCCGCGCTGACCGTCGGTGCGGTCGACGACAAGGACCTGCTGGCGGACTTCTCGAGCAGGGGCCCCCGGGTCGGCGACGGGGCGATCAAGCCCGACGTCACCGCCCCCGGCGTGGACATCACGGCGGCCGCCTCACCCGGCTCCGTCATCGACGAGGAGGTCGGTCAGAGCCCGGCGGGCTACCTGACGATCTCCGGTACGTCGATGGCGACCCCGCACGTCGCCGGCGCCGCCGCGCTCCTCAAGCAGCAACACCCCGCCTGGAAGTACACCGAACTCAAGGGGGCCCTCGCGGCCTCCACGAAGCCGGGGAAGTACACCCCCTTCCAGCAGGGTTCGGGCCGGATCGCCGTCGACCGGGCGATCACCCAGTCCGTGATCGCCGACCCGGTCTCGGTGAGCTTCGGCGTCCAGCAGTGGCCCCACGACGACGACGCGCCGGTCACCAAGAACGTGTCCTACCGCAACCTGGGCACGAGCGACGTCACACTCGCCCTCACCGTCCAGGGCGCCGGCCCGACGGGCAAGCCCGCCCCGGCCGGCTTCTTCGCCCTCGGCGCCACCCGCGTCACCGTCCCGGCGGGCGGCACCGCCGAGGTGCCGCTGACCGTGAACACCAAGCTCGGCGGCACGCTCGACGGCGGATACTCCGCCTACGTGGTCGCGACCGGCGGCGGGCAGACCGTCCGCACCGCAGCCGCTGTCGACCGCGAGCGCGAATCGTACGACCTCACGCTCCGGACCATCGGGCGCGACGGTAAACCGGCTCCGTACACCACGAGCGACGTCTACGGCATGGGCGGCGCGGCGAGCAGTGTGTGGGAGTCCCCCGAAGCCGTCGACGGAACGGCGAAACTCCGCGTCCCCAAGGGCGAATACGTCCTCAACTCGGCCGTGTACGTCGACCCGGACGACCTCGGCAAGGGCGTCGACTGGCTCGTTCAGCCCTACCTGAACCTCACCCGGAACACCACGGTGACGTTCGACGCGCGCCGGGCCAAGCCGGTGAAGTTCACCCTTCCGGCCAGCGGCACGAAGCCCGTGATGGCCTCGCCCGACATCGAGGTTGACCACGACGGCAACGGCTACTCGACCGGGTGGGTCCTCCCCTCGTACGAGCAGCTGCGCACCGCGCACGTCGGACCGAAGGCGACCGGGGTCCAGCTCTCCCAGCACTGGTACGGCACGTGGACCAAGGGGGCGGCGACCCGGTACGACATCGCGCTCGGCGGAGCCGTGAGCCGGGTGGCGACCGGCTACCACCGCGCGATCGGCAACGGACAACTGGCCAAGGTCGTCATCCGCTCCGGAGCGTCCGTCAAGGGCAAGACCGGCGACGTCTACGCCTCGGGTATCCTGCCCGACTCGTTCGGAGGCTGGGCGGCCGGCACATTCCAGAAGCTGCCGGCCACCACCACCTCGTACGTCTCCACCGTCGACAAGGTGCGGTGGGGATTCGACTTCTCCCAGAACGGTCCGCTCGACGCGGACGGATACCCGACCCTCGACGCCTCGTACTCACTCGGCGCCCCGAAGGCGCTCAAGGCCGGCAAGACGTACACGAAGACGGTGAACACCGCGGTGTTCGGGCCCTACGTCAACGCCGACTTCGGGGTCTTCCGCGACGGCGACGAGATCACCGGCATGATGCCGCTGGTCGCCGACGGCAACCGGAATGCCGGAGACTCCGTGTACAAGTCGGTGAAGACGGTGCTCTACCGCAACGGCAAGGTGCTCACCGCCAACAACGACCCGCTGTCGGGCGAAACCACGGTCACTGTGCCGGCGGCCGCGGCCGACTACCGGCTCACCACGTCGGTACGGCGCGCCGCCGACGTCGCCTCGGTCTCCACCCGGATCGACGCGAGCTGGACCTTCCGCTCCGGCCGGACCAAGGGGCTTGTCGCCCTGCCGATCTCCATGGTCCGCTTCGCACCGGCGGTGGCGCTGGACAGCACGGCCAAGGCCGGCAAGACCGTCTCCGTGCCGGTGAAGGTCCAGGGAGCGGCCGCCGGCAAGAACCTCAAGTCCCTCACGGTCTACGTCAGTTATGACGCGGGGAAGACCTGGAAGAAGACCGCGGTCAAGAAGGGTTCGATCTCGGTGAAGAACCCGGCGAAGAAGAAGTCGCTCTCGTTCAAGGCCAAGGTCACGGACAAGAAGGGCAACACCTCCTCGGTGGCCATCTACGACGCCTACTTCGGCAAGTAG
- a CDS encoding ATP-binding protein — MEQVRVMVNGSAPPARLADRLRAARTYAFVGRESELALFRRSLDAAPGDPGTASVLFLHGQGGIGKSTMLQRFEDEAVAAGRFVVHVKARSLVPSPKTLEEAAAVLAQDRALLLVDDFERCQGLEEWFHQRFLPQLPLGTLVCVAGRRPPGVRWRTDPGWRGALSVLKLDDLPPASAVELLRSEGVPAELYDPILAFAGGNPIALRLSAEVATHDPRHTMVWRPDRDVIGALLRHLVGEVPSPDHRRALEVCAHTFATTEELLAMALPDADTRQIFDWLRQQPYIDPCVVGVFPHDVVREALDSDLRWRDPGGYAELHQRVRAHVIDRARTATGADTVPAVLAFTHLHRSNGFVSRYLTWQGTGAVYEDSYRAEDHDRLVELARRAEGDESAAVAAFWLTERPEAFRVLRSSDTDRPAAFSLWLELDTPDDRHLAADPVIAACWQHSRATAQLRGGEHLAVARFLVHPDGHQRPSPVMDLMLHRVFAEFLRAERLAWSYIVLSDADLWRPFFSYIDQRAIDPSPSLDGRPHTLFAHDWRAVSVERWLSISGRLELSGPDPRSGRRFAAPVGELTVLTREEFDEAVREAFRNLHRAAELSANALSRSRLMANAPGADAVTRLRGVLTAAVDSLRDAPETELSHRVLQVTYLDTRRSQEAAAARLGVPYGTYRRRLQTALSEVTEHLWKRELYGPGQA, encoded by the coding sequence GTGGAACAGGTCCGCGTGATGGTCAACGGTTCTGCTCCGCCCGCTCGGCTGGCCGACCGCCTGCGCGCGGCGCGCACGTATGCCTTCGTGGGGCGTGAGAGCGAGTTGGCGCTCTTCCGGAGATCGCTGGACGCCGCGCCGGGAGATCCCGGTACCGCATCGGTGCTTTTCCTGCACGGTCAAGGCGGCATCGGCAAGTCGACCATGCTCCAGCGCTTCGAGGACGAAGCCGTCGCCGCCGGCCGGTTCGTGGTGCACGTCAAGGCGCGTTCCCTGGTTCCCTCCCCGAAAACTCTGGAGGAGGCCGCCGCCGTCCTGGCCCAGGACCGCGCCCTGCTCCTGGTGGACGACTTCGAACGCTGCCAGGGCTTGGAGGAGTGGTTCCACCAGCGCTTCCTTCCGCAGTTGCCGCTGGGCACCCTGGTCTGTGTCGCGGGTCGCCGGCCCCCCGGAGTGCGCTGGCGCACCGATCCGGGCTGGCGAGGGGCGCTGTCCGTCCTGAAACTCGACGACCTGCCACCCGCCTCGGCCGTCGAACTTCTGCGTTCGGAAGGCGTACCGGCCGAACTGTACGACCCGATTCTCGCGTTCGCCGGTGGCAATCCGATCGCACTCAGGCTCTCCGCCGAGGTCGCCACGCACGACCCCCGGCACACCATGGTGTGGCGGCCGGACCGCGATGTGATCGGCGCCCTGTTGCGTCATCTCGTGGGCGAGGTGCCGTCTCCCGACCACCGCCGGGCCCTGGAGGTGTGCGCCCACACCTTCGCCACCACCGAGGAACTGCTGGCCATGGCCCTGCCGGACGCCGACACCAGACAGATATTCGATTGGTTGCGGCAGCAGCCGTACATAGATCCGTGTGTGGTCGGCGTGTTTCCGCACGACGTGGTGCGGGAGGCCCTCGACAGTGATCTGCGCTGGCGCGACCCCGGCGGTTATGCGGAGCTGCACCAGCGGGTGCGCGCCCATGTGATCGACCGGGCCCGCACCGCCACCGGGGCGGATACCGTCCCGGCCGTCCTGGCCTTCACACACCTGCACCGGTCCAACGGATTCGTCTCGCGCTACCTGACCTGGCAGGGCACCGGCGCCGTGTACGAGGACTCCTACCGCGCCGAGGACCACGACCGGCTCGTGGAGCTGGCCCGCCGCGCGGAGGGGGACGAGTCGGCGGCGGTGGCCGCGTTCTGGCTGACCGAGCGGCCGGAGGCGTTCCGCGTGCTGCGCAGCTCCGACACCGACCGGCCGGCCGCGTTCAGCCTGTGGCTGGAGCTCGACACGCCGGACGACCGGCATCTGGCCGCGGACCCGGTGATCGCCGCGTGCTGGCAGCACTCCCGAGCCACCGCCCAGTTGCGCGGCGGCGAGCACCTGGCGGTGGCCCGCTTCCTGGTCCACCCGGACGGCCACCAGCGGCCGTCTCCCGTCATGGACCTCATGCTGCACCGCGTCTTCGCCGAATTCCTGCGCGCCGAGCGGCTCGCGTGGTCGTACATCGTTCTCTCCGACGCCGATCTCTGGCGGCCGTTCTTCTCATACATCGACCAGCGGGCCATCGATCCGTCCCCGTCGCTCGACGGCCGCCCGCACACGCTCTTCGCGCACGACTGGCGGGCTGTATCCGTCGAACGCTGGCTCAGCATCAGCGGGCGGCTCGAACTCAGCGGTCCCGACCCCCGGTCCGGCCGGCGTTTCGCCGCGCCGGTCGGTGAACTGACCGTGCTGACACGCGAGGAGTTCGACGAAGCGGTGAGGGAGGCGTTCCGGAACCTGCACCGTGCCGCGGAACTCTCCGCGAACGCTCTGTCCCGTAGCCGTCTCATGGCGAACGCACCCGGCGCCGACGCCGTCACCCGGCTCCGCGGCGTCCTCACCGCCGCCGTGGATTCCCTGCGGGATGCCCCTGAGACGGAGCTGTCGCACCGCGTTCTCCAGGTGACGTATCTCGACACGCGACGCAGTCAGGAGGCGGCGGCGGCCCGGCTGGGCGTCCCGTACGGGACCTACCGCCGTCGGCTCCAGACCGCGCTGTCCGAGGTGACCGAGCATCTGTGGAAGCGCGAACTGTACGGTCCGGGCCAGGCCTGA
- a CDS encoding RidA family protein, whose translation MTENKARTFGFGMPWESQYGYSQAVRAGDTLYISGQVSHDEDGTFIGAGDFGLQVKTTLANLDRVLDHFGATRNQIVETTVLVSDLRANFDTAARLHAAYMGDWRPTSTVMEVTALALPDQLVEIGALVRLDLPK comes from the coding sequence ATGACGGAGAACAAGGCCAGGACGTTCGGCTTCGGGATGCCGTGGGAATCGCAGTACGGATACAGCCAGGCGGTCCGTGCGGGGGACACGCTCTACATCTCGGGGCAGGTCTCCCATGACGAGGACGGCACGTTCATCGGTGCGGGCGACTTCGGGCTGCAGGTGAAGACCACGCTGGCCAACCTGGACCGGGTGCTCGATCACTTCGGTGCCACCCGGAACCAGATCGTGGAGACCACCGTGCTGGTCAGCGACCTGCGGGCGAACTTCGACACCGCCGCGCGGCTGCACGCCGCCTACATGGGGGACTGGCGGCCGACCAGCACGGTCATGGAGGTGACCGCTCTGGCCCTGCCCGACCAGCTCGTCGAGATCGGCGCCCTCGTACGCCTGGACCTGCCGAAGTAG
- a CDS encoding 3'-5' exonuclease: MRLTSSLLNVIDVEATCWDGQPPPGSVNEIIEIGLTVVDVSAERRVSRHRVLVRPVRSRVSEFCTELTGLTQAEVERGVSFAEACRILVGEFEAGERPWASWGEYDRRQFARQSQADGVAFPFGYPTERTHTNAKAVFTAAYGLRKKPGMDQALRIAGLPLEGRHHRGEDDAWNIAALVLDLLGRGAWPGAGSRLVIGDNSAPG, translated from the coding sequence ATGCGCCTCACATCGTCCCTGCTGAACGTCATCGATGTGGAGGCCACCTGCTGGGACGGGCAGCCGCCGCCCGGCTCTGTGAACGAGATCATCGAGATCGGTCTCACCGTCGTGGACGTGTCGGCCGAGCGCCGTGTGTCCCGGCATCGTGTTCTGGTCCGCCCCGTCCGGTCGAGGGTGAGCGAATTCTGCACCGAACTGACCGGACTGACGCAGGCCGAGGTGGAACGGGGCGTCTCCTTCGCCGAAGCGTGCCGAATCCTCGTCGGGGAGTTCGAGGCCGGTGAGCGTCCCTGGGCGAGTTGGGGCGAGTACGACCGCCGGCAATTCGCTCGGCAGAGTCAGGCGGACGGGGTGGCCTTCCCGTTCGGCTATCCGACCGAGCGCACCCACACCAATGCCAAGGCCGTGTTCACCGCGGCCTACGGGCTGCGCAAGAAGCCCGGCATGGATCAGGCTCTGCGCATAGCCGGACTGCCGCTCGAAGGACGCCATCACCGCGGAGAGGACGACGCGTGGAACATCGCCGCCCTCGTCCTCGACCTGTTGGGCCGCGGGGCGTGGCCGGGAGCGGGGTCGCGTCTCGTCATCGGGGACAACAGCGCACCTGGGTGA
- a CDS encoding 2OG-Fe dioxygenase family protein, with amino-acid sequence MGQEREASRLVEQARTAVASEGWYLMEPDAVAGCLGIGVGEFGCLASHWEELAVDPYAAERGTRRMRRYGSYELSANGTVRAKGHETFVQPQNSNPLYVDRARRFEPLTEKFCAEPALDALIRLLGQVARGLDGTPEWEVKVHPFRVAAQTSGDGEPAPEGRHKDGVTLVSSLLIGRENVDGGRSTLYGPNGKETAAVTLSAPGSLLLSDDRATWHDVSPIRPLDPARPAHRDVLVTTLLAQHPQPAGR; translated from the coding sequence GTGGGCCAGGAACGAGAGGCATCGCGGCTGGTCGAACAGGCGCGGACCGCGGTGGCGTCCGAGGGCTGGTACCTCATGGAACCGGACGCTGTCGCCGGGTGTCTGGGGATCGGGGTCGGGGAGTTCGGCTGTCTGGCCTCGCACTGGGAAGAGCTCGCGGTCGACCCGTACGCGGCCGAGCGGGGGACGCGGCGCATGCGCCGCTACGGCAGCTACGAGTTGTCCGCGAACGGAACCGTCCGGGCGAAGGGGCATGAGACGTTCGTGCAGCCGCAGAACAGCAATCCCCTCTACGTCGACCGGGCCCGCCGCTTCGAACCGCTCACCGAGAAGTTCTGCGCCGAACCCGCGCTGGACGCGCTGATCCGGCTGCTCGGGCAGGTGGCCCGCGGCCTGGACGGCACACCGGAATGGGAGGTCAAGGTGCACCCCTTCCGGGTCGCCGCACAGACCAGCGGCGACGGCGAGCCGGCCCCCGAGGGCAGGCACAAGGACGGCGTCACCCTGGTCAGCTCACTGCTCATCGGCCGCGAGAACGTCGACGGCGGCCGGAGCACCCTGTACGGGCCGAACGGCAAGGAGACGGCAGCCGTCACTCTCAGCGCGCCGGGCAGTTTGCTGCTGAGCGACGACCGGGCCACCTGGCACGATGTCTCCCCCATCCGCCCCCTGGACCCGGCCCGGCCCGCCCACCGCGACGTACTGGTCACCACGCTCCTCGCACAACACCCCCAGCCGGCCGGCCGCTGA
- a CDS encoding YfhL family 4Fe-4S dicluster ferredoxin produces MAIQITEDCINCGACEPECPNEAIKEGDEIYVINPDTCSECVGLFDEIPCQAVCPVDCCLPDPDRVETEDVLLGRTLRLHPDDTALRNRAAANDYPSRFRK; encoded by the coding sequence ATGGCCATCCAGATCACCGAGGACTGCATCAATTGCGGTGCCTGCGAGCCCGAGTGCCCGAACGAGGCGATCAAGGAGGGTGACGAGATCTATGTGATCAACCCCGATACCTGCTCGGAGTGCGTGGGTCTCTTCGACGAGATCCCGTGCCAGGCCGTGTGCCCGGTCGATTGCTGTCTGCCGGACCCCGACAGGGTGGAGACCGAGGACGTCCTGCTCGGCCGGACCCTGCGACTGCACCCCGACGACACCGCGCTCCGGAACAGGGCAGCCGCCAACGACTACCCCAGCCGTTTCCGGAAGTGA